The Pseudofrankia inefficax genome window below encodes:
- a CDS encoding GNAT family N-acetyltransferase: MGAVGSQEPATKRADVTFRAATLDDIPELLALVTSAYRGESSRAGWTTEADLLDGQRTDPDAIAAIVTGTDGLVLVATRPGDGATAGPAGPTGRILACCQLERHGTAGYFGMFAVVPTLQAGGLGSAVLAEAERYAREVWGADRMEMHVIAQRADLIAWYVRRGYRPTGDAKPFPYGDERFGLPRRPDLAFTVLAKPL, from the coding sequence ATGGGGGCCGTGGGCAGCCAGGAACCGGCGACGAAGCGGGCCGACGTGACCTTCCGCGCCGCGACCCTGGACGACATCCCGGAGCTGCTGGCCCTGGTGACGTCGGCTTACCGCGGCGAGTCGAGCCGGGCCGGGTGGACCACCGAGGCGGACCTGCTCGACGGCCAGCGCACCGACCCCGACGCGATCGCGGCCATCGTCACCGGCACGGACGGCCTCGTTCTGGTCGCCACGCGGCCCGGCGACGGCGCGACAGCCGGCCCCGCCGGGCCGACGGGCCGGATTCTCGCCTGCTGCCAGCTGGAACGGCACGGGACGGCCGGCTACTTCGGCATGTTCGCCGTGGTCCCCACGCTGCAGGCCGGCGGCCTGGGCTCGGCGGTGCTCGCCGAGGCCGAGCGGTACGCCCGGGAGGTGTGGGGCGCCGACCGGATGGAGATGCACGTCATCGCCCAGCGGGCCGACCTGATCGCCTGGTACGTCCGCCGCGGCTACCGGCCGACCGGGGACGCCAAGCCCTTCCCCTACGGCGACGAGCGTTTCGGCCTGCCCAGGCGGCCGGACCTCGCCTTCACCGTGCTGGCCAAGCCGCTGTAG
- a CDS encoding DUF5947 family protein, translating into MTGQPDRWLVSLRRALLEPAGDGGPAGGRCEFCGEALPPEQAGAAGPGGTGHGHVVDVVDRSIRCACQACRLLFTQAGAGGGRLRAVGDRRAYHARFPLDGPRWAALEIPVELAFLVEDAHAGRLALFYPSPAGATESTVAPDRIAATWRAALADAPGFPAPAPDVEAVLLYRPDDGPADGCEAFLLPVDACYALVGRIRRAWTGFAGGPAMTGATADFLAEARRRAGAASRTVAAGDTARDGRVPQEVS; encoded by the coding sequence GTGACCGGCCAGCCCGACCGCTGGCTGGTGTCGCTGCGGCGCGCGCTGCTCGAACCAGCCGGCGACGGCGGTCCGGCCGGCGGCCGGTGCGAGTTCTGCGGCGAGGCCCTTCCGCCCGAGCAGGCTGGCGCCGCCGGGCCCGGCGGCACAGGCCACGGGCACGTCGTCGACGTCGTGGACCGGTCGATCCGGTGCGCCTGCCAGGCCTGCCGGCTGCTGTTCACCCAGGCCGGCGCGGGTGGCGGGCGGCTGCGCGCGGTCGGTGACCGCCGGGCCTACCACGCGCGGTTCCCGCTGGACGGCCCGCGCTGGGCCGCGTTGGAGATCCCGGTCGAGCTCGCGTTCCTCGTCGAGGACGCGCACGCCGGGCGGCTCGCGCTGTTCTACCCGAGCCCGGCGGGCGCCACCGAGTCGACCGTGGCGCCCGACCGGATCGCCGCGACCTGGCGGGCCGCGCTCGCCGACGCTCCCGGGTTCCCCGCGCCCGCGCCCGACGTCGAGGCGGTGCTGCTCTACCGGCCGGACGACGGCCCGGCGGACGGCTGTGAGGCGTTCCTCCTGCCGGTGGACGCCTGCTACGCCCTGGTCGGGCGGATCCGACGCGCGTGGACCGGGTTCGCCGGCGGCCCGGCGATGACGGGCGCGACCGCCGACTTCCTGGCCGAGGCCCGCCGCCGCGCCGGCGCGGCCAGCCGGACCGTCGCGGCTGGCGACACGGCCCGGGACGGCCGCGTGCCGCAGGAGGTGAGCTGA
- a CDS encoding nickel-dependent hydrogenase large subunit, whose protein sequence is MTTTAMRPQTGAEQSNLIEMNFDPITRIVGSLGIYTKIDWAAKRVAECHSTSSIFRGYSIFMKGKDPRDAHFITSRICGICGDNHATCSCYCQNMAYGVRPPPLGEWIVNLGEAAEYMFDHNIYQENLVGVDYCEKMVAETNPGVLALANATECPHAAEHGFRTIGDIMRGLNPISGEFYREALAQSRSTREMFCLMEGRHVHPSTLYPGGVGTVASVQLFTDYLSRLMRYIEFLKRVVPMHDDLFDFVYQAMPGYEEVGRRRVLLGCWGSFNDPAHCDFTYENMADWGRRMFVTPGVIVDGKLLTNNLVDINLGIRILLGSSFYEDWEDQPMFVTEDALGNPVDRRHPWNQHTIPRPEKRDFDRRYSWVMSPRWFDGTDHLPLDTGGGPIARLWSTALSGLVDLDHIRATGHSVLINLPRTATKPERTFEWTIPRWSNALERNRARTYFQAYAAAAALTFAKRALAEVRAGNTKTWEPFEVPDEAASCGFTEAVRGVLSHHMVIRGGKIANYHPYPPTPWNGSVRDVYGTAGPYEDAVMGTPIFEENPPERFKGIDIMRAVRSFDPCLPCGVHMYTGAGRTVDVTHSPHAFTPAG, encoded by the coding sequence ATGACCACGACAGCGATGCGCCCGCAGACCGGCGCCGAGCAGAGCAACCTCATCGAGATGAACTTCGACCCGATCACCCGGATCGTCGGCAGCCTCGGCATCTACACGAAGATCGACTGGGCGGCCAAGCGGGTGGCGGAATGCCACAGCACGTCGTCGATCTTCCGCGGCTACAGCATCTTCATGAAGGGCAAGGACCCGCGCGACGCGCATTTCATCACGTCCCGGATCTGCGGGATCTGCGGCGACAACCACGCCACCTGCTCCTGCTACTGCCAGAACATGGCCTACGGGGTCCGGCCGCCGCCGCTCGGCGAGTGGATCGTGAACCTCGGCGAGGCCGCCGAGTACATGTTCGACCACAACATCTACCAGGAGAACCTGGTCGGGGTGGACTACTGCGAGAAGATGGTCGCCGAGACGAATCCCGGCGTCCTGGCGCTCGCGAACGCCACCGAGTGCCCGCACGCGGCCGAGCACGGTTTCCGCACGATCGGCGACATCATGCGCGGCCTCAACCCGATCTCCGGGGAGTTCTACCGGGAGGCGCTGGCGCAGAGCCGGTCCACCCGGGAGATGTTCTGCCTGATGGAGGGCCGGCACGTCCACCCGTCGACGCTGTACCCGGGCGGGGTGGGGACGGTCGCGTCCGTGCAGCTGTTCACCGACTACCTGTCCCGGCTGATGCGCTACATCGAGTTCCTCAAGCGGGTCGTGCCGATGCACGACGACCTTTTCGACTTCGTCTACCAGGCGATGCCGGGCTACGAGGAGGTCGGCCGCCGCCGGGTGCTGCTCGGCTGCTGGGGCTCGTTCAACGACCCCGCGCACTGCGACTTCACCTACGAGAACATGGCCGACTGGGGCCGGCGCATGTTCGTCACCCCGGGCGTCATCGTCGACGGGAAGCTGCTCACCAACAACCTGGTCGACATCAACCTCGGCATCCGCATCCTGCTCGGCAGCTCGTTCTACGAGGACTGGGAAGACCAGCCGATGTTCGTCACCGAGGACGCGCTGGGAAACCCGGTGGACCGCAGGCACCCGTGGAACCAGCACACCATTCCGCGGCCGGAGAAGCGGGACTTCGACAGGCGCTACTCCTGGGTGATGTCGCCGCGCTGGTTCGACGGCACCGACCACCTGCCGCTCGACACCGGCGGCGGCCCGATCGCCCGGCTGTGGAGCACGGCGCTGTCGGGCCTCGTCGACCTCGACCACATCAGGGCCACCGGCCACAGCGTGCTGATCAACCTGCCGCGCACGGCGACGAAGCCCGAGCGCACGTTCGAGTGGACGATCCCGCGCTGGAGCAACGCGCTGGAGCGCAACCGGGCCAGGACCTACTTCCAGGCCTACGCGGCGGCCGCGGCGCTGACGTTCGCCAAGCGGGCGCTCGCCGAGGTGCGCGCCGGCAACACGAAGACCTGGGAGCCGTTCGAGGTGCCCGACGAGGCGGCCAGCTGCGGCTTCACCGAGGCCGTCCGCGGCGTCCTGTCGCACCACATGGTCATCCGCGGCGGGAAGATCGCGAACTACCACCCGTACCCGCCGACCCCGTGGAACGGCAGCGTGCGCGACGTCTACGGCACCGCCGGGCCCTACGAGGACGCCGTGATGGGCACCCCGATCTTCGAGGAGAACCCACCGGAGCGGTTCAAGGGCATCGACATCATGCGGGCGGTCCGCAGCTTCGACCCGTGCCTGCCGTGCGGCGTCCACATGTACACCGGCGCCGGCCGCACCGTCGACGTCACCCACTCCCCGCACGCGTTCACCCCGGCCGGGTGA
- a CDS encoding Sir2 family NAD-dependent protein deacetylase encodes MHPEAPALTYRVKPFGRSAPLSRPPDVAVVSDPAAGVAALRAAAAGGRVAVLTGAGISTESGIPDYRGPSGAPRRNHTPMTYQQFTGDPEFRRRYWARSHAGWRHIAAAPPNAGHRAVAALERAGLLAGIVTQNVDGLHQAGGARDVIELHGNLARVLCSDCGDVSARAELAARLAAANPTFRADVVDAGVSGAEEPASAGESAPDGRVNPDGRVNPDGGVNPDGDAVLAEAQISRFVIVGCRRCGGRLEPDVVFFGATVPRGRVDAAMDVVAGSRLLLVLGSSLTVMSGYRFVLRAGQLGVPVAIVNQGPTRADARAGLIVDAPLGEILPALAAHLAPQA; translated from the coding sequence ATGCACCCCGAGGCACCGGCGCTGACCTACCGCGTCAAGCCGTTCGGGCGCTCGGCGCCGCTGTCCCGGCCGCCGGACGTCGCGGTGGTCAGCGACCCGGCCGCCGGGGTCGCGGCGCTGCGCGCGGCCGCCGCCGGTGGCCGGGTGGCGGTCCTGACGGGCGCCGGGATCTCCACCGAGTCGGGCATCCCGGACTACCGGGGACCGAGCGGGGCCCCGCGGCGCAACCACACCCCGATGACCTACCAGCAGTTCACCGGAGACCCGGAGTTCCGCCGGCGCTACTGGGCCCGCAGTCACGCCGGCTGGCGGCACATCGCGGCCGCGCCGCCCAACGCCGGGCACCGCGCCGTCGCCGCGCTGGAACGGGCCGGGCTGCTCGCCGGGATCGTCACGCAGAACGTCGACGGCCTTCACCAGGCGGGCGGCGCGCGCGACGTCATCGAGCTGCACGGCAACCTCGCCAGGGTCCTGTGCTCCGACTGCGGCGACGTCAGCGCCCGCGCCGAGCTGGCCGCCCGGCTGGCGGCGGCGAACCCGACCTTCCGCGCGGACGTCGTCGACGCCGGTGTCTCGGGCGCGGAGGAGCCGGCCTCAGCCGGCGAGTCGGCGCCTGACGGCCGGGTCAACCCTGACGGCCGGGTCAACCCTGACGGCGGGGTCAATCCGGACGGCGACGCGGTGCTGGCCGAGGCGCAGATCAGCCGGTTCGTCATCGTCGGCTGCCGGCGTTGTGGTGGCCGGCTGGAGCCCGACGTCGTCTTCTTCGGCGCGACCGTGCCCCGTGGCCGGGTCGACGCGGCGATGGACGTCGTGGCGGGCTCCCGCCTGCTGCTCGTCCTCGGGTCCTCGCTGACCGTGATGTCGGGCTACCGGTTCGTGCTGCGCGCCGGGCAGCTCGGCGTCCCGGTCGCGATCGTCAACCAGGGCCCGACCCGGGCCGACGCCCGCGCCGGCCTGATCGTCGACGCGCCGCTCGGCGAGATCCTGCCGGCGCTGGCCGCCCACCTGGCCCCGCAAGCCTGA
- a CDS encoding cation-translocating P-type ATPase: MEQRVDPDPSTGPTASDGPERSSVQAGDGVSLTIVGGPGWPADPARGLTAAEVASRVAAGQVNDVPARTSRTVREILAANVFTRINLIIGVLFALICVVGPIQDGLFGAVIVANSVIGIIQELRAKQTLDRLAVIGEAEPTVRRDGVAVAVHPGEIVLHDVIETGPGEKIVVDGTVTEADGLEVDESLLTGEADPVLKQPGEEVMSGSFVVAGSGAFVATKVGADAYAARLAAEATRFTLVNSELRNGVNKILRIVTYLIIPAGIALVISQLVVDQNDLPEAIRRMVAGLVSMVPEGLVLLTSLAFAAGVVRLGARNCLVQELPAIEGLARVSVVCLDKTGTLTEPAMDVLEVRELGRAADDDTAAGTSPATDDEPATPDGRVAAVLGALGAADRRPNASLQAIIDAYPAPDGWRPVDAAPFSSARKWSGAAFIEPDGAESTWLLGAPDVLLAAGHPALTAVDGYGERGLRVLLLARSDRPLADALAASAGASASATGPANGGANDAPGSANGGGTGSPAAPAGGLAGAVEPVALVVIAQRLRADASDTLRYFADQRIATKVISGDNALSVGAVARELGLSGADDPVDARSLPADRAELGEQLEAHTIFGRVTPHQKREIVGALQARGETVAMTGDGVNDVLALKDADIGVAMGSGSPATRAVAQIVLLDNSFAALPSVVAEGRRVIGNIERVANIFLTKTVYSVLLAIVVVAAQVPYPFLPRHLTLISSLTIGIPSFFLALAPSHDRARPGFVGRVLRFAVPAGALAGISTVLVYFLARNVFYDNNLRAETSLATLTLFCVSLWALAMIARPYTWWRVLLVAAMAGLFALVLVVPFLQTFFELSLVGTSGPLTALAISAVAAVLMEIVWRLVRPPNGTPHP; the protein is encoded by the coding sequence ATGGAGCAGCGGGTCGACCCTGACCCGTCCACCGGCCCGACGGCGTCCGACGGCCCCGAGCGCTCCAGCGTCCAGGCCGGCGACGGCGTGAGCCTCACGATCGTCGGTGGACCCGGCTGGCCGGCGGACCCCGCGCGGGGCCTGACGGCGGCCGAGGTGGCGAGCCGGGTGGCGGCCGGCCAGGTCAACGACGTGCCGGCGCGGACGAGCCGCACGGTCCGGGAGATCCTCGCGGCCAACGTCTTCACCCGGATCAACCTGATCATCGGGGTGCTGTTCGCGCTGATCTGCGTGGTCGGGCCGATCCAGGACGGGCTGTTCGGCGCGGTGATCGTGGCGAACTCGGTGATCGGCATCATCCAGGAGTTGCGGGCCAAGCAGACGCTGGACCGGCTCGCCGTCATCGGCGAGGCCGAGCCGACCGTGCGCCGGGACGGTGTGGCCGTGGCCGTGCACCCGGGCGAGATCGTGCTGCACGACGTCATCGAGACCGGCCCCGGCGAGAAGATCGTCGTGGACGGGACGGTCACCGAGGCCGACGGGCTGGAGGTCGACGAGTCGCTGCTCACCGGCGAGGCGGACCCGGTGCTCAAGCAGCCGGGCGAGGAGGTCATGTCCGGCAGCTTCGTCGTCGCCGGCTCCGGGGCGTTCGTCGCGACAAAGGTCGGCGCCGACGCCTACGCGGCCCGGCTCGCGGCGGAGGCGACCCGGTTCACCCTGGTCAACTCCGAGCTGCGCAACGGCGTCAACAAGATCCTGCGGATCGTCACCTACCTGATCATCCCGGCCGGGATCGCGCTGGTGATCAGCCAGCTGGTGGTCGACCAGAACGACCTGCCGGAAGCGATCCGCCGGATGGTCGCCGGGCTGGTCAGCATGGTGCCCGAGGGTCTGGTGCTGCTGACCTCGCTGGCGTTCGCGGCCGGGGTGGTGCGCCTCGGCGCGCGCAACTGCCTGGTCCAGGAGCTGCCGGCGATCGAGGGCCTGGCCCGGGTCAGCGTCGTCTGCCTGGACAAGACCGGCACCCTCACCGAGCCGGCGATGGACGTCCTGGAGGTCCGAGAGCTGGGCCGGGCCGCTGACGACGACACGGCGGCCGGTACGAGCCCGGCGACCGACGACGAGCCGGCCACGCCGGACGGCAGGGTGGCCGCGGTGCTCGGGGCGCTCGGCGCGGCGGACCGGCGCCCGAACGCCAGCCTGCAGGCGATCATCGACGCGTACCCGGCGCCGGACGGCTGGCGACCGGTCGACGCGGCGCCGTTCTCGTCGGCCCGCAAGTGGTCAGGCGCGGCCTTCATCGAGCCGGACGGCGCCGAGTCGACCTGGCTGCTGGGCGCGCCGGACGTGCTGCTGGCCGCCGGCCACCCGGCGCTCACGGCGGTCGACGGGTACGGCGAGCGGGGCCTTCGCGTGCTGCTGCTCGCCCGCTCAGACCGCCCGCTGGCGGACGCACTGGCCGCGAGCGCGGGTGCGAGCGCGAGTGCGACCGGCCCGGCGAACGGCGGAGCGAACGACGCCCCCGGCAGCGCGAACGGGGGCGGCACCGGTTCTCCGGCAGCTCCGGCCGGCGGCCTCGCCGGCGCGGTCGAGCCGGTCGCGCTCGTCGTGATCGCGCAGCGGCTGCGGGCCGACGCCTCCGACACGCTGCGCTACTTCGCCGACCAGCGCATCGCCACCAAGGTCATCTCCGGGGACAACGCGCTGTCGGTCGGCGCGGTCGCCCGCGAGCTGGGCCTGTCCGGAGCCGACGACCCCGTCGACGCCCGCTCGCTGCCGGCGGACCGCGCCGAGCTCGGCGAGCAGCTCGAGGCGCACACGATCTTCGGCAGGGTGACCCCGCACCAGAAGCGGGAGATCGTCGGGGCGCTGCAGGCCCGCGGCGAGACGGTCGCGATGACCGGCGACGGCGTCAACGACGTGCTCGCCCTCAAGGACGCCGACATCGGTGTCGCGATGGGCTCCGGCAGCCCGGCGACCCGGGCCGTCGCCCAGATCGTCCTGCTGGACAACAGCTTCGCCGCGCTGCCCTCGGTCGTCGCCGAGGGCCGCCGGGTGATCGGCAACATCGAGCGGGTCGCGAACATCTTCCTGACCAAGACGGTCTACTCGGTGCTGCTGGCGATCGTGGTGGTCGCCGCCCAGGTGCCCTACCCGTTCCTGCCGCGGCACCTGACCCTGATCAGCTCGCTGACCATCGGCATCCCGTCGTTCTTCCTGGCGCTGGCGCCCAGCCACGACCGGGCCCGGCCCGGGTTCGTCGGCCGGGTGCTGCGCTTCGCGGTCCCGGCCGGCGCGCTGGCGGGGATCTCGACCGTGCTCGTCTACTTCCTGGCGCGCAACGTCTTCTACGACAACAACCTGCGCGCCGAGACGTCGCTGGCGACGCTCACGCTGTTCTGCGTCTCGCTGTGGGCCCTCGCGATGATCGCCCGGCCGTACACGTGGTGGCGCGTCCTGCTGGTCGCCGCCATGGCGGGCCTGTTCGCGCTCGTGTTGGTCGTCCCGTTCCTGCAGACGTTCTTCGAGCTCTCCCTGGTCGGCACCAGCGGCCCGCTGACCGCCCTCGCGATCTCGGCCGTGGCCGCGGTGCTGATGGAGATCGTCTGGAGGCTGGTCCGCCCGCCGAACGGCACCCCCCACCCCTGA
- a CDS encoding hydrogenase expression protein HypE, which yields MHLLWINAGLSCDGDSVALTAATQPSIEEIALGALPGLPKVAVHWPLIDFDSGPEQGADAFLEWFRKADRGELDPFVLVVEGSIPNERINGDGYWTGFGSDQATGQPITVNAWLDRLAPKALAVLAVGTCATYGGIHAMAGNPTGAMGVPDYLGWDWKSSAGIPIVCVPGCPIQPDNLSETIVYLLYQASGQAPMIPLDDQLRPRWLFGTTVHDGCDRAGFYEEGRFAHAYGEPECLVKLGCWGPVVKCNVPKRGWMNGVGGCPNVGGICIACTMPGFPDRFMPFMDTPPGAKVSSGLSTVYGKVILNLRKITMHTADREPRWRRPGDELLTGYRDPAATAAGTGAGTPAGRVGEGAR from the coding sequence ATCCACCTGCTGTGGATCAACGCGGGGCTCAGCTGCGACGGCGACTCGGTGGCGCTGACGGCGGCGACCCAGCCGAGCATCGAGGAGATCGCGCTGGGCGCGCTGCCCGGCCTGCCCAAGGTCGCCGTGCACTGGCCGCTGATCGACTTCGACTCCGGCCCCGAACAGGGCGCGGACGCGTTCCTCGAGTGGTTCCGCAAGGCCGACCGCGGCGAACTGGACCCGTTCGTGCTGGTCGTCGAGGGCTCGATCCCGAACGAGCGGATCAACGGCGACGGCTACTGGACCGGGTTCGGCTCCGATCAGGCCACGGGCCAGCCGATCACCGTCAACGCGTGGCTCGACCGGCTCGCGCCCAAGGCGCTCGCGGTGCTCGCCGTCGGGACCTGCGCGACCTACGGCGGCATCCACGCGATGGCCGGCAACCCGACCGGTGCGATGGGCGTGCCCGACTACCTCGGCTGGGACTGGAAGTCGTCGGCCGGCATCCCGATCGTGTGCGTGCCGGGCTGCCCGATCCAGCCGGACAACCTGTCCGAGACGATCGTCTACCTGCTCTACCAGGCCTCCGGGCAGGCGCCGATGATCCCGCTGGACGACCAGCTGCGGCCGCGCTGGCTGTTCGGCACGACCGTCCACGACGGCTGCGACCGGGCCGGGTTCTACGAGGAGGGCCGGTTCGCCCACGCGTACGGCGAGCCCGAGTGCCTGGTCAAGCTTGGCTGCTGGGGGCCGGTGGTGAAGTGCAACGTCCCCAAGCGCGGCTGGATGAACGGGGTGGGTGGCTGTCCGAACGTCGGCGGGATCTGCATCGCCTGCACGATGCCCGGCTTCCCGGACCGGTTCATGCCGTTCATGGACACCCCGCCGGGCGCGAAGGTCTCCAGCGGCCTGAGCACCGTCTACGGGAAGGTCATCCTGAACCTTCGCAAGATCACCATGCACACCGCGGACCGGGAGCCGAGGTGGCGCCGGCCGGGTGACGAGCTGCTGACCGGCTACCGCGACCCCGCCGCGACAGCCGCCGGCACAGGCGCCGGCACGCCCGCCGGCCGCGTCGGGGAGGGCGCGCGATGA
- a CDS encoding DUF6084 family protein: MAEFAFDCLDIQPEPYAASPTLAARLRVAETTGFSVQAIALRCQIRIEPATRGYRDDERELLRYLFGDPARWGRTMRAFPFATVSALVGSFVGSTEVQLRIPVSYDLEVAAGKYFHALRTGVIPLSLLFSGTVFGATLDRMQVEPVPWHLEASYRLPVTVWQRLMDAYFPGEAWVRLRRETIDAVARYKVAHAIPTWDDAISALLAGAGPDPAPAGAGDPSPAHAEGRSRREVTS, translated from the coding sequence GTGGCCGAGTTCGCGTTCGACTGCCTGGACATCCAGCCGGAGCCCTACGCGGCGAGCCCGACGCTCGCGGCGCGGCTGCGGGTCGCCGAGACGACCGGCTTCTCGGTCCAGGCGATCGCGCTGCGCTGCCAGATCCGGATCGAGCCGGCGACCCGCGGCTACCGCGACGACGAGCGGGAGCTGCTGCGCTACCTGTTCGGCGACCCGGCCCGCTGGGGCCGCACGATGCGGGCGTTCCCGTTCGCGACCGTGTCGGCGCTGGTCGGGTCGTTCGTCGGCTCCACCGAGGTCCAGCTGCGGATTCCGGTCAGCTACGACCTGGAGGTCGCGGCCGGCAAGTACTTCCACGCCCTGCGGACCGGGGTGATCCCACTGTCGCTGCTGTTCAGCGGCACCGTCTTCGGCGCGACGCTCGACCGGATGCAGGTCGAGCCGGTGCCCTGGCACCTGGAGGCGAGCTACCGGCTGCCGGTCACGGTCTGGCAGCGGCTGATGGACGCCTACTTCCCCGGCGAGGCCTGGGTCCGGCTGCGCCGCGAGACCATCGACGCCGTCGCCCGCTACAAGGTCGCCCACGCGATCCCGACCTGGGACGACGCGATCAGCGCGCTGCTCGCCGGTGCCGGCCCGGACCCGGCCCCGGCCGGTGCCGGGGATCCGAGCCCGGCCCACGCAGAGGGCCGCAGTCGCCGAGAGGTCACCTCATGA
- a CDS encoding HypC/HybG/HupF family hydrogenase formation chaperone, whose protein sequence is MTDQTRMVAGHCVTCSDEGLAGQVLRVAADEAVVRLESGCAAGDGELTVGMALVAAQPGDWVLVHAGEAIAVLPGPPADSWP, encoded by the coding sequence ATGACGGACCAGACACGAATGGTGGCGGGGCACTGCGTGACCTGCTCCGACGAGGGGCTGGCGGGCCAGGTCCTGCGGGTCGCGGCCGACGAGGCCGTCGTCCGGCTGGAATCCGGCTGTGCCGCAGGCGATGGCGAGCTGACGGTCGGGATGGCGCTTGTGGCGGCCCAGCCTGGGGACTGGGTCCTAGTACACGCGGGTGAGGCGATCGCCGTCCTCCCCGGGCCACCGGCCGACTCCTGGCCCTAG